From the Papaver somniferum cultivar HN1 chromosome 2, ASM357369v1, whole genome shotgun sequence genome, the window CTCTCCCACAAGCTTCTCCTTAACCCCTTTAAAGAAAAATACCCCATCTTCGATGCTCCCACACTTAAAATACATACCAATCAGTGCAGTATTTATCCGACTGTCAAATCGATTTCCATTCTTATTCCTAATATAAGAATGAATCCATTTACTAGTATCTAAACTTCCCAAATCAGCAGAGGCAGAAATGACACCAATAACAGTAGAATCATTAGGCTCCAACCCCTGAATCTGTAACTCACGAAATAATTCCAATGCTTCGTTAAACCGTCCCTTTCTAACATAACCAGTAATCATCGCACTAAATGAAACAACACCCTTCTCAGGCATTTCCTTGGACAACTCACATGCAGTTCCCGTTGACCCGTGATTAGCATAACAAGAAAGCAATGTAGCCCAAGTAgcaacatctctttcgagaatttcATCAAACAGTTTACGAGCAAAACTAAATTTATCATTCGACTTGTGAAAATGGATTAATGAACTCTGAACAAATATATCAATATCAAACCCATGCTAAACAGCTTGACAATGGGTTTCTTCGCCTTTACTAATGACACCAAGAACCGAACAAGCTTTGAGTAGGAAAAGGGAACGTGTATTTATCAAGTGAGGGTCGTCCGTTTCTGTGCATTTGGTTATACATAATGAATGAATCTTTTGGATTACAACTTGAAGAATAAGCTCGTATCATAGTGTTGTAAATGATTTTGATCGAAAATTAAGCGTGCGTAATGGCGAGTAGACGGGTTAGAAATAATGAGTTTTCGAAGGTAAATTTCTTGGCTTTGGAATCCAGTGATCTATAATGTGACatatcctcttctttctcctatggtttcctacgcaccaaactccttcccaaatctctactcttttgagagatttgttgtgagaccaaaatacactaaaaactccttcgaactccccaaagcaaccaactccctagtattgtagggttttatgactaacagggagttcaagagctttttttaaactccccagcgattAACatgtgttttctagggagtttaggagactcctctaaactctcccacgactaacggggattttaagagactccctcaaactcccccacgactaacaggagaaaatctaaatacattaaaatctctcgaactctccgaCGACTAACCCCCTGGTAATAGGAGATACATATTTCTGCTTCCTGTAAACAGAAGTCCCAAAATCGCAGACCTAAACATTATCTCTGAAAAATCTGTAAACCAAAATTCAGATGATTACTGCAATTCAGATAcaataagacaaaaaaaaaaaaaactaacccatCAAGAATCGAAATCAGATATAAATCTATGGGTTTTGACTGAAACAGTGATTTCGAAACCAAACTATAAGAAGAGAATGAATCAAGCGATACCATACCAGTGATTTTGATTGAAGTGAAAAGCCATTGATGAGGATTTGAAAATTTGTTTGATTCagagtaaaataaaaaaaaaatcaggagGAAAGAAAAATCGTAACTGCAATATAAAACGGAAGGGTTAGGGTTTATGGATTCAGAGAAATAAAGAGACAGAAAAAGAGTTGGGGTTTACCAATACGATTTGGTTATTTAATCGAGAAGAAGAAAGGACCGGGAAGAAAAGAGACAGGATGAATGAACCATC encodes:
- the LOC113352246 gene encoding pentatricopeptide repeat-containing protein At5g66520-like; translated protein: MPEKGVVSFSAMITGYVRKGRFNEALELFRELQIQGLEPNDSTVIGVISASADLGSLDTSKWIHSYIRNKNGNRFDSRINTALIGMYFKCGSIEDGVFFFKGVKEKLVGERTTMISGITMHGFGERSVELFENMVESRVKPNAITFFGLLSGCTHAGLVKEGLMYFKRMKSEFGIEPTVEHFGCVVDFLGRAGLIAQEVDFVNNMPLKAI